In Bacteroidota bacterium, a single genomic region encodes these proteins:
- a CDS encoding response regulator, translating to MIKKLNCILLIDDNPDDNFYHERVIQKSNAAHSVLAKTSAKEALDFLAAKKAGEAPPELILLDINMPGMNGWDFLEAYQKLDSELKSQAVVVMLTTSQNPDDKKKAEKINIISDFKTKPLTKETLEEILIAFFSEK from the coding sequence ATGATTAAAAAATTAAATTGCATATTACTGATTGACGATAATCCGGATGATAATTTTTACCACGAACGTGTAATTCAAAAAAGCAATGCAGCACATTCAGTATTGGCAAAAACATCAGCAAAGGAAGCACTCGACTTTTTAGCTGCTAAAAAAGCCGGTGAGGCACCACCCGAACTCATCTTACTCGATATAAATATGCCGGGCATGAATGGTTGGGACTTTTTGGAGGCATATCAAAAATTAGATTCAGAATTAAAAAGTCAGGCCGTTGTGGTTATGCTCACCACCTCACAAAACCCCGACGATAAAAAAAAGGCTGAAAAAATTAATATAATCTCAGATTTTAAAACAAAACCCTTAACAAAAGAAACCCTCGAAGAAATCTTAATCGCTTTTTTTTCAGAAAAATAG
- a CDS encoding response regulator, whose product MDIVDILLVEDNDADAEICIRTLKKTGLSNLIFRVKDGLQALDFLFATSDFSYRKIENVPKLIILDLTMPNIDGLSVLKVIRGDDCTLKIPVVVFTASAEAEDEAKCRELGVSRYIQKPIESAEFAKVVDEIGRYWLSPDKILNE is encoded by the coding sequence ATGGATATAGTAGATATTTTACTTGTAGAAGACAATGATGCCGATGCAGAGATTTGTATTCGGACACTGAAAAAAACAGGGCTCAGTAATTTGATTTTTCGTGTCAAGGATGGACTGCAAGCCCTTGATTTTTTATTTGCAACCTCCGACTTTTCGTATCGTAAAATAGAAAATGTTCCTAAATTAATTATCCTCGACCTCACAATGCCCAACATTGATGGACTTTCCGTGCTGAAAGTAATTCGTGGTGATGATTGTACATTAAAAATTCCAGTTGTAGTTTTTACAGCATCAGCGGAAGCAGAAGATGAAGCAAAGTGCCGTGAATTGGGAGTAAGCCGCTACATTCAAAAACCAATCGAGTCGGCAGAATTTGCAAAGGTGGTGGACGAAATTGGCAGGTATTGGTTAAGTCCCGATAAGATTTTAAACGAGTAA
- a CDS encoding PAS domain S-box protein — MESGRLNWFKNISISKKLYFAVGVMAFLILVELATLFFSISTLSSVRAFVGAEGLWSKAQKDAIYHLRKYTRSGNEKDYQDFLHFMKVPLGDRKTRLEMGKANPDKEIMRQGFIEGRNHPDDVDGMIQLFLRFHSITYINKAIRIWTEADSTIAEMQITAAKLHAAIVASGVNAAQMEENLKHINDINKKLTQLEDDFSFTLGEGSRWLENLILKILLLIALTVEISGLWLSISISRNISKGINEIINTSKAVGEGNFSSRANIYSTDEIGQLASHFNGMIGKLDEKIIALSESEEKFYSIFHSSSVGMTISRFSDKVILEANEKFLSSLGFSKDEVIGKTSSEMGIIANMDQRNQVLKLINETGKTPDFELTFRTKSGALMDALISLTVMKINGEQCVVSIFYDITEKKQIELALHKKTLELASINKELEHFAHISSHDLQEPLRTVSNYMQVFEEDYLDQLDENARKYITSVNNATKRMSQLVKALLDYSRLGRNKNLIKVSCTKLVSDVIADLNSTISASGAEIIVSELPELMIYETEFRQLFQNLITNAIKFQKKSIVPKIQISAAYVNTVWQFTVSDNGIGIEPNNFKRIFDIFQRLHANTEYEGSGIGLANCKKIVELHQGEIWVDSIFGEGTTFTFTIPILET; from the coding sequence ATGGAATCAGGGCGTCTGAATTGGTTCAAAAATATTTCCATTTCTAAGAAATTATATTTTGCCGTGGGCGTGATGGCCTTTCTGATTTTAGTGGAATTAGCCACTCTCTTTTTTTCTATTTCCACCCTTTCTTCAGTGCGCGCATTTGTGGGAGCAGAAGGGCTTTGGTCAAAAGCTCAAAAAGATGCTATTTATCATTTACGTAAGTATACCCGTTCGGGAAATGAAAAAGATTATCAAGATTTTTTGCACTTCATGAAGGTTCCATTGGGTGATCGCAAAACGCGACTCGAAATGGGCAAAGCCAATCCTGATAAGGAAATTATGCGGCAAGGATTTATTGAAGGCCGAAATCATCCTGATGATGTGGATGGCATGATACAATTATTTTTGCGCTTTCATTCCATTACCTATATCAATAAAGCCATAAGAATATGGACAGAGGCGGATTCCACCATCGCAGAAATGCAAATTACAGCTGCTAAATTACATGCGGCAATTGTGGCATCGGGCGTAAATGCGGCTCAAATGGAAGAAAATTTAAAACACATTAATGACATAAATAAAAAACTCACGCAGTTGGAAGATGATTTTTCATTTACCCTCGGCGAAGGCTCACGATGGCTCGAAAACCTGATTCTGAAAATATTATTGCTCATCGCACTAACCGTTGAAATTTCAGGCCTTTGGCTTTCTATCTCAATTAGTCGCAACATCTCCAAAGGAATAAACGAAATCATTAACACCTCGAAAGCAGTTGGTGAAGGTAATTTTTCGAGCCGGGCAAATATTTATTCTACGGATGAAATTGGCCAATTGGCAAGCCATTTCAATGGGATGATTGGAAAATTAGATGAAAAAATAATTGCCTTAAGTGAAAGCGAGGAAAAATTCTATTCCATTTTTCATTCCAGTTCGGTGGGCATGACCATTAGCCGCTTCTCCGATAAAGTCATCTTGGAAGCCAATGAAAAATTTTTAAGCTCCTTGGGCTTCAGCAAAGATGAGGTTATTGGAAAAACCTCTTCCGAAATGGGCATCATTGCCAATATGGATCAACGAAATCAGGTCCTTAAACTAATTAATGAAACAGGTAAAACACCCGACTTTGAACTTACCTTTCGCACTAAAAGCGGCGCCTTGATGGATGCACTCATCTCCTTAACGGTGATGAAAATAAATGGCGAACAATGCGTAGTTTCTATCTTCTACGACATTACCGAAAAAAAACAAATTGAATTGGCCTTACATAAAAAAACACTAGAACTGGCCTCCATAAATAAGGAACTCGAGCATTTTGCACACATCTCTTCCCACGATTTGCAAGAACCATTGCGCACTGTTTCCAATTACATGCAAGTTTTTGAAGAAGACTATTTAGATCAACTCGATGAGAATGCACGTAAATACATTACTTCCGTAAACAATGCAACCAAACGGATGAGTCAACTGGTTAAAGCACTGTTAGATTATTCCCGCTTAGGCCGAAATAAAAACTTGATTAAAGTAAGTTGTACCAAATTAGTTTCGGATGTGATCGCTGATTTGAACAGCACTATTAGTGCTTCCGGTGCTGAAATAATTGTTTCGGAGCTTCCTGAATTGATGATATATGAAACCGAATTCAGGCAATTATTTCAAAACCTAATTACCAATGCAATTAAATTCCAGAAAAAAAGCATTGTTCCCAAAATCCAAATCTCGGCAGCTTACGTAAATACTGTTTGGCAATTTACAGTGAGTGATAACGGGATTGGAATTGAACCGAATAATTTTAAGAGAATATTCGATATTTTTCAACGCTTACATGCCAATACTGAATACGAAGGGAGCGGAATTGGATTAGCCAATTGCAAAAAAATTGTAGAACTGCATCAAGGCGAAATCTGGGTAGATTCTATCTTCGGAGAAGGCACAACATTTACGTTTACTATTCCAATTTTAGAAACATGA